The DNA region CGAAGCTCGAGTCGTCGTCGGCGGGGTCGGGTTCCTGGGTGGGGTGCACGGGGACGCTCAGGGCGCTCGTGAGCACGTGCTCGCGCTCAGCGAGCACCGGGCCCTCGAAGCGCTGGATGTACTCGAGCGAGGCGCCAGTGACCGCTGCGACGTCTTCAGCGCTCATGCCGGAGCGCACATAGGCCTGCACCTCACGCGGCGACGGTTTCTGGCTGCCGGCCGGTTCCGGGTTCGCTCGACGCAGGCGTGACTGCATCACCTCGTCGATCACGATCCGGAAGCGGTCGCCGTCGTCAGAGGCGACGACCAGTGCCCCGTTCTCGACTCCGATTACCTTCAATTCCTGCATCGGGATAGCCCTCTCGTGCTCGCAACTTCATGGCTAGGGTCGCACGTCGAGTCCCCAATTCACGGGAATAGCATCCGCGTGCCGGAAGTTGACTCGGATGACCTGAGAAGGCGCCGAATGGCCGTTTGCTATTCCCGCCCGATTGGGGCACACTATCGTCGCCGTTCTCATGAGGAACGGCGGTAAATGAATGGATGGGCATGGCAACGGATTACGACGCACCGCGAAAGACTGACGACGACTCCGAGTCGATCGAAGCACTCAAGGAGCGAGTACCCGACAAGATGTCCGGCGTCGTCGACGTCGAAGACGCCGACAACCCCGGCGGTTTCGAGCTGCCCGGTGCAGACCTCTCCGATCTTGACCTCGACGTGGTCGTGCTGCCTCCCCAGGCAGACGAATTCACCTGCGTGAACTGCTTCCTCGTGAAGCACCGCTCGCAGATCGACCACGACAGCAAGCTCGGCCCGGTGTGCCTGGAGTGCGCCGCCTAGGACACATCGTCGTTCGACTCGACTGGCCGTTGCGATCCATTGATCGCAGCGGCCAGTTCTCGTCCGTGGCGACTCGAGACGATCCAATAGGGCGCCGGATCCTCAGCGGCCGGAAGCAGTGGCACCTTCACCACGTCGTCGACGTAGCCGCGGATCATCAGCCAGGCTCTGGCGTCGAGGTTGGGTCCCCGCTCGCGCCAAGCGGCCTGCCCGCTGTAAGAGGTCGCCTCACCCACGAGGGAGAGCGGGATCGACGCCTTCGCCGCGTGCAGCACGCCGTCCTCGACCGCGACGACCGGCGCTGACAGCACCAGGCCGGCCACGCACCCGGCGTAGAGCACGACGGCCGTGATGATGCCGGCCGTCAGTGAGATCGGGGCCAGCACGAGGATCGATGCCGGGATGACGAGAGCTGTCGATATGAACAGCCACGGAGCAGGCCAGAGGCGTTCGCGGTAGAGGGGCATGGCTCTATTCGATCAGATAACTGCACTACCCTCGACACGTGGCAGATTCCGTCGAGGTCCTCATCACAGCGTCCATCCTCCCGAGCTACTCCCACCCGGGCGACGCTGGAGCCGACCTGCATTCATCAGAGGCACTCGTGCTCGAACCCGGCCAGCGGGCCACCGTCGGAACCGGAGTCGCGATCGCCCTGCCCGACGGCTACGCGGCCTTCGTCGTCCCGCGCAGTGGGCTGGCATCGAAGCACGGCATCACGATCGTCAATTCACCCGGAACGGTCGATGCCGGATACCGGGGCGAGATCAAGGTCGCGCTGCTCAACACCGACTCATCGATGCCGTACTCTGTCGCAGTCGGCGATCGCATCGCCCAATTGATCATCATGCCCGTCACCCGGGCCCGCTTCATCGAGGTCGAACGCCTCCCCGGAAGCGACCGGGGTGAGGGCGGATTCGGTTCCACGGGCACAGCCGCCCGCACGGCATCCGACTCGACCGCAGGAGTGAACGCGTGAGTGACATCGAGACCGTCGGCGACATCCCCGTCGACCAGCCCAAGTCAGCCCCCGAGGACCGCGCGGAGAACGGTCCGTTCGATGAGGCCGAGGCCAGCCCGGTTCGTCCCTACGTCGACCTCGGGGGAGTGAAGATCCTCCCGCGCGAGGGCCTGCACCTGCGCCTCGAGATCGAGGAGGAGTCCAAGCGCGTCGTGGCCATCGGTCTCGACTACGCCAACTCGACCTTGCAGGTGCAGCCGTTCGCCGCACCGCGATCGAGCGGCCTGTGGCACGAGATCCGCGACCAGATCAGCGACCAGATCGCCAAGCAGGGCGGTACCACGACCCTGCGCGAAGGTCCGTTCGGGCCCGAACTGCTGGCGCAGATCCCGGTCGCCAGCGCGACCGCGACACCTGGCACCACCCGTCTGGCGCGATTCATCGGCGTCGACGGACCCCGCTGGTTCCTCCGCGGAGTCATCGCAGGCGAAGGAGCGGTGAATGCCGATGCCGCGGCCGCCGTCGAGGACCTGTTCCGCAGCATCGTCGTCGTGCGCGGCACGACGCCCATGCCCCCGCGCGACCTGATCCCGCTGCGCATGCCGGCGAATCCCGCCGGAGACACCACGACCAGTGTCTGATCCCACGACCCCGGGGCCGGAGGACATGGCGTCCGGCGACTCCGGCGCCACCCGCAGTTCGCGGCGCGGCGCCGACCCCCAGTCGGATGGCGCCGAGCCCGAGATCGCGGCGACCTTCGCAGCGCAGCTCGCGGGAGCCGCCGAGAAGGCCGGGCTGG from Leifsonia sp. Root1293 includes:
- a CDS encoding DUF3093 domain-containing protein — translated: MPLYRERLWPAPWLFISTALVIPASILVLAPISLTAGIITAVVLYAGCVAGLVLSAPVVAVEDGVLHAAKASIPLSLVGEATSYSGQAAWRERGPNLDARAWLMIRGYVDDVVKVPLLPAAEDPAPYWIVSSRHGRELAAAINGSQRPVESNDDVS
- a CDS encoding DUF4193 domain-containing protein, giving the protein MATDYDAPRKTDDDSESIEALKERVPDKMSGVVDVEDADNPGGFELPGADLSDLDLDVVVLPPQADEFTCVNCFLVKHRSQIDHDSKLGPVCLECAA
- a CDS encoding DUF3710 domain-containing protein; translation: MSDIETVGDIPVDQPKSAPEDRAENGPFDEAEASPVRPYVDLGGVKILPREGLHLRLEIEEESKRVVAIGLDYANSTLQVQPFAAPRSSGLWHEIRDQISDQIAKQGGTTTLREGPFGPELLAQIPVASATATPGTTRLARFIGVDGPRWFLRGVIAGEGAVNADAAAAVEDLFRSIVVVRGTTPMPPRDLIPLRMPANPAGDTTTSV
- the dut gene encoding dUTP diphosphatase codes for the protein MADSVEVLITASILPSYSHPGDAGADLHSSEALVLEPGQRATVGTGVAIALPDGYAAFVVPRSGLASKHGITIVNSPGTVDAGYRGEIKVALLNTDSSMPYSVAVGDRIAQLIIMPVTRARFIEVERLPGSDRGEGGFGSTGTAARTASDSTAGVNA